A window from Symbiopectobacterium purcellii encodes these proteins:
- a CDS encoding dihydrodipicolinate synthase family protein, which translates to MTKINIDLRGLNPAPVTPFNRDGSVDYAACKKLGAWLASIDGVKSLTVLGHAGEGTFMSQSEQMKVIEAFAESVNGAIPIIAGITLEGTEVAAEEAKRAISAGASAGLLYPSHGWLRFGYQKGAPQDKYRQVYEESGLPLIQFQYPDATKCTYNLETLLEISAQPGVFAMKNGVRNMRRWDTEIPVIRRERPDLQILSCHDEYLLSTAFDVDGFLVGYGNIAPELLVEMIKAGKAKDYKKAREIHDRLLPVTKSVYHRGSHMEGTVALKHALVARGILDHATVRSPLLPLEPGAEEEINAAIRAAELSFVG; encoded by the coding sequence ATGACCAAAATTAATATCGATTTACGTGGCCTGAACCCTGCCCCCGTTACACCTTTCAACCGCGATGGTTCCGTTGATTACGCCGCGTGTAAAAAACTGGGTGCCTGGCTTGCCAGCATCGATGGCGTTAAAAGTCTGACCGTATTGGGCCACGCCGGTGAAGGCACCTTTATGTCTCAGAGCGAGCAGATGAAAGTGATTGAAGCGTTCGCGGAATCAGTGAACGGTGCCATTCCAATCATCGCGGGTATCACGCTCGAAGGCACAGAAGTGGCAGCCGAAGAAGCCAAACGCGCCATCAGTGCGGGGGCCTCTGCGGGCCTGCTGTATCCTTCTCACGGCTGGCTGCGTTTTGGCTATCAGAAAGGGGCACCGCAGGATAAATACCGTCAGGTCTATGAAGAAAGCGGCCTTCCGCTGATCCAGTTCCAGTATCCCGATGCCACCAAGTGCACCTATAACCTGGAAACATTGCTGGAGATTTCCGCTCAACCCGGTGTGTTTGCCATGAAGAACGGCGTGCGCAATATGCGTCGCTGGGACACTGAGATCCCGGTAATCCGTCGTGAACGTCCGGACCTGCAAATCCTGAGCTGCCATGACGAATATCTGCTCTCGACGGCCTTTGATGTAGACGGTTTCCTGGTGGGCTATGGCAACATTGCGCCGGAGCTGCTGGTAGAGATGATCAAAGCTGGCAAGGCGAAGGATTACAAAAAAGCCCGTGAGATCCATGACCGCCTGCTGCCCGTGACCAAAAGCGTGTATCACCGTGGCTCGCACATGGAAGGAACGGTAGCGCTGAAGCATGCGCTGGTAGCGCGTGGCATTCTGGACCACGCGACAGTGCGTTCTCCGCTGCTGCCATTGGAACCCGGTGCGGAAGAAGAAATCAACGCCGCTATTCGCGCTGCTGAGCTGTCATTCGTTGGCTAA
- a CDS encoding LacI family DNA-binding transcriptional regulator: MDPNTFPPNGSSRKLGSKPVTLQDVATAAGVSVSTVSRVLDERLPPSRSKAAERVRQVAQELGYRRDIMASSLRRGGTGTIGVLVPRLSDMVMALLYEAICRVAERYGYFAIVATCGDDPVQEKQAAASLLDRRVDGLILATSRLDDHLPAELRQQNVAHVLALRTDGVSRSAIGDDEQGGYLATRHLIDLGHRNIGMVAGPSFSSGATYSREGFHRAMREAGLTPNPAWIRESGFNIESGESEGMALLSGAHRPTAIFAINDDLAFGVMAAAHRLGLAIGQELSLVGYNDIPLSARLPVPLTSVHIPFDHVASIAVELLLAGTEPVDTIRRVMPSLIPRSSSAPLR; this comes from the coding sequence ATGGACCCTAATACCTTTCCGCCCAACGGTTCAAGCCGTAAGTTGGGAAGCAAACCCGTCACCTTACAGGATGTCGCCACGGCAGCCGGGGTGAGCGTTTCCACCGTTTCCCGCGTTCTGGATGAACGTTTACCTCCGTCACGCAGCAAAGCGGCGGAACGTGTACGTCAGGTTGCACAAGAATTGGGTTACCGGCGCGACATCATGGCCTCCAGCCTGCGTCGTGGCGGCACGGGCACCATCGGCGTACTGGTGCCGCGGCTGAGCGATATGGTGATGGCGCTGTTGTATGAGGCTATCTGCCGCGTAGCAGAACGCTACGGTTATTTCGCGATTGTTGCGACCTGTGGCGACGATCCGGTGCAAGAAAAACAGGCGGCAGCCTCCCTGCTCGATCGACGCGTTGATGGACTGATTCTGGCCACCAGCCGACTGGATGACCATTTGCCGGCGGAACTGCGTCAGCAAAATGTTGCTCACGTTCTGGCGCTGCGTACCGACGGTGTCAGCCGCTCTGCCATTGGTGACGATGAACAGGGGGGTTATCTGGCAACCCGACATCTTATCGATCTCGGGCACCGCAATATCGGTATGGTCGCGGGACCCAGCTTTTCTTCCGGTGCGACCTATAGCCGGGAAGGATTCCATCGCGCAATGCGCGAGGCCGGACTCACTCCCAATCCCGCCTGGATTCGGGAATCTGGTTTCAACATTGAGTCAGGGGAAAGTGAAGGGATGGCGCTGCTGAGTGGAGCACACAGGCCCACGGCCATTTTCGCCATCAACGACGATTTGGCCTTCGGCGTTATGGCGGCGGCCCATCGATTGGGACTGGCAATCGGCCAGGAGTTATCACTGGTCGGCTATAACGATATTCCGCTGTCCGCCCGTTTGCCGGTTCCGCTCACGTCGGTGCATATTCCGTTCGACCACGTTGCCTCGATTGCTGTTGAATTGCTACTGGCGGGCACCGAACCCGTCGATACCATCCGGCGCGTGATGCCAAGCCTTATTCCACGCAGTTCCAGCGCACCGCTCAGGTAA
- a CDS encoding methyl-accepting chemotaxis protein encodes MRALWERMLQISIAKKLYGGFCIVLSLLIFAVIFSAFRFSEIRDLYTKTALISEINHYLDQSKIARVKLFYTLDAENANNMMKYVSQIIAQQEKARQLRWQESDVQHFQRLSEQLTQYQHELEEIALAVSALRGQKQAVPAGESIQNTAQWQRLKAADTQSIKTGFAVTDTLSRIASQLDEKNQHVINRSVAEIVVIGICAVLLGMLIAVSVTRLIARSIRGNLELAQRIAQGDLSVVVGQVRRDELGMLTHAMMEMTQKLCGLMVDIRDSAHQVATASSAIADGNRHLSSRTDQQAAAMVETAASMEELTATVTNNADNARHAGQLARQASGNANRGGEIIKQVVTTMSDITGSSRKIADITSVINSIAFQTNILALNAAVEAARAGEQGRGFAVVASEVRNLAQRSSQAAREIEALIAESVTRVDEGSVLVEKAGSAMHDIVTSIGAVDRIMNDISVASDEQSRGIAQIGDAVTDMDRTIQENATMVSDSTSAALALEAQVARLASLIAVFRLPGNDSCEPETAQRPARFAALPVQVTQGEWV; translated from the coding sequence ATGCGTGCGCTTTGGGAAAGAATGCTTCAAATCAGTATCGCAAAGAAACTTTATGGCGGTTTTTGTATTGTATTATCATTACTCATTTTCGCAGTGATCTTCAGTGCATTCCGTTTTTCTGAGATTCGTGATTTATATACCAAGACGGCATTGATCTCCGAGATAAACCACTATCTCGATCAGTCAAAAATTGCCCGAGTGAAACTCTTTTATACGTTGGATGCAGAGAACGCCAACAATATGATGAAATATGTTTCCCAGATAATTGCGCAGCAGGAAAAAGCACGCCAATTGCGTTGGCAAGAAAGCGATGTACAGCATTTCCAACGCCTGAGCGAACAACTGACGCAATATCAACATGAACTGGAGGAGATCGCGCTCGCCGTGTCTGCGTTGCGTGGACAGAAGCAGGCCGTTCCCGCCGGGGAGAGCATACAGAATACCGCACAGTGGCAACGCCTCAAGGCGGCCGATACGCAGTCCATTAAAACGGGGTTTGCTGTTACCGATACCCTTAGCCGTATCGCGAGCCAGCTTGATGAGAAAAACCAGCATGTTATCAACCGCTCAGTCGCGGAAATCGTTGTTATCGGGATTTGCGCCGTTTTGCTGGGAATGTTGATCGCCGTATCGGTGACTCGCCTGATAGCGCGATCGATACGCGGCAACCTTGAACTGGCGCAGCGCATTGCACAAGGCGATCTCTCTGTCGTGGTAGGCCAGGTTCGTCGTGACGAACTGGGGATGCTGACGCATGCCATGATGGAGATGACGCAAAAGCTGTGTGGGTTGATGGTGGACATTCGAGACAGTGCGCATCAGGTGGCGACGGCCTCTTCTGCCATTGCCGACGGTAACCGTCATTTGTCCTCACGTACCGATCAACAAGCAGCCGCAATGGTGGAAACCGCTGCCAGTATGGAAGAGTTGACCGCGACGGTGACCAACAATGCGGATAACGCGCGGCACGCTGGACAACTGGCGCGTCAGGCATCGGGCAACGCCAACCGCGGTGGTGAGATCATTAAGCAGGTGGTGACAACGATGTCGGATATTACCGGTAGCTCGCGAAAAATCGCGGATATCACGTCGGTTATCAACAGCATTGCTTTTCAAACCAACATATTGGCGCTCAATGCAGCGGTGGAAGCGGCACGGGCCGGAGAACAGGGACGTGGTTTTGCCGTGGTCGCCAGTGAAGTGCGTAATTTGGCGCAGCGCAGTTCACAAGCGGCCAGAGAGATTGAAGCCTTGATTGCAGAGTCAGTGACACGGGTGGATGAAGGTTCTGTGTTGGTAGAAAAAGCGGGGAGTGCCATGCATGACATTGTGACGTCAATTGGCGCTGTCGATCGCATCATGAACGATATTTCGGTGGCGTCAGACGAGCAGAGTCGCGGTATTGCGCAAATTGGTGATGCCGTGACGGACATGGATCGTACCATTCAGGAAAATGCAACGATGGTCAGTGATTCCACCTCAGCGGCTTTAGCGTTGGAAGCGCAGGTCGCACGGCTTGCCTCGTTGATTGCTGTATTCCGTTTGCCTGGGAATGATAGTTGCGAGCCAGAAACCGCACAGCGGCCGGCCCGTTTTGCGGCTTTGCCCGTTCAGGTAACGCAGGGCGAGTGGGTGTAA
- a CDS encoding fumarylacetoacetate hydrolase family protein gives MKLASFRVGQKETYGLKVEKGIVDLGKRLGARYPDLRTLIEDEGIADARRFLQAKPDYQEDDVVFLPVIHNPRKIFCVGMNYAEKRAEFGEMNSAPTLFIRFPDSQVGHNCDVEKPAQSNEFDYEGELAVIIGKRGKEISASTAFSYIAGYSCYMDGSVRDWQHTWFTAGKNWQHTGAFGPWLVTSDDVPEPQNLHIETRLNGNRVQNDTTASMIHPIEALIEYISTFSELSPGDVIITGSPGGVGKKRTPPLFLHEGDIVEVEIEHIGCLHNCITTRKRACSAA, from the coding sequence ATGAAATTAGCAAGTTTTAGGGTCGGCCAGAAAGAAACCTATGGTCTAAAGGTAGAAAAGGGGATTGTCGATTTAGGCAAAAGGTTAGGCGCGCGCTATCCCGATCTGCGGACATTGATTGAAGACGAGGGTATTGCGGATGCCCGACGTTTTTTGCAGGCCAAACCAGACTATCAAGAAGATGATGTGGTATTTCTTCCGGTGATACATAATCCAAGAAAAATTTTCTGTGTCGGAATGAACTATGCGGAGAAACGTGCCGAGTTTGGTGAAATGAATTCGGCCCCTACGTTATTTATTCGCTTTCCAGATTCTCAGGTCGGGCATAATTGCGATGTGGAAAAACCCGCCCAGTCAAACGAATTTGACTACGAAGGGGAATTGGCTGTCATCATCGGGAAACGAGGTAAGGAAATTTCAGCCTCTACCGCCTTCTCATATATTGCCGGATACAGTTGCTATATGGATGGCTCCGTACGAGACTGGCAGCATACCTGGTTTACCGCCGGTAAAAACTGGCAACATACCGGTGCATTTGGTCCTTGGCTGGTGACGAGCGATGACGTGCCGGAACCACAAAACCTGCATATAGAAACCCGGCTTAATGGCAACAGAGTGCAGAATGATACCACTGCCAGTATGATCCACCCCATTGAAGCGTTGATTGAATATATCAGCACTTTCAGCGAACTATCTCCCGGCGATGTCATTATTACAGGTTCTCCCGGTGGCGTGGGGAAAAAACGCACACCGCCGCTGTTTTTGCATGAAGGCGATATCGTTGAAGTTGAAATTGAACATATTGGCTGTTTGCATAACTGCATTACCACCCGAAAACGGGCTTGCAGCGCAGCGTAA
- a CDS encoding MFS transporter, with amino-acid sequence MSTHDMSAGVINANASTVTASGTSNAELVARLERMPITRQLLTIRVVVGLSTFFDAYTVLAIAFAMPQLAAEWGLSAADIGLIIAASYVGQLFGAVFFGSLAEKIGRLGVLKITIILFVIMDAACLFAWSGLSMMVFRFLQGVGIGAEVPVASSYINEFVGAKKRGRFFLLYEVIFPIGMMFAGIAGYFLVPVYGWKAMFIVGLIPSIITVPLRWLMPESPRWLASKGRLAEADKVVSKLENEVLRRGGTLPEPVIRTVEKKTVASEGWRELFTGIYRKRTFTIWALWVCGYMINNGLVTWLPTLYKSVFGLPIQTALAYGWTTSAFGVLASIVCALSIDKVGRKAWYAIAFLLAIVPLVTLTVLGATNPLQIVVCATAAYAILQTITFSLYLYSSELYPTRLRAIGTGLGSAWLRAGSAVGPILVGFIVGNFGIRYVFIAFALIALIGAVVTMRYAIETKGQVLEELSP; translated from the coding sequence ATGTCAACGCATGACATGAGTGCCGGTGTGATCAATGCAAACGCCAGTACTGTCACCGCTAGCGGGACATCCAATGCCGAATTGGTCGCCCGTCTTGAACGGATGCCGATCACGCGCCAACTGCTGACCATCCGCGTGGTGGTCGGTCTTTCTACCTTTTTTGATGCTTACACCGTACTGGCTATCGCCTTCGCCATGCCACAGCTCGCCGCGGAATGGGGGCTGAGTGCAGCAGATATCGGCCTGATTATTGCTGCCAGCTATGTTGGGCAACTGTTTGGTGCCGTTTTCTTCGGCTCTCTGGCCGAGAAAATCGGGCGTTTGGGTGTGTTGAAGATCACCATCATCCTGTTTGTGATCATGGATGCGGCCTGTCTGTTTGCCTGGAGTGGGCTGTCAATGATGGTCTTCCGCTTTTTACAAGGGGTGGGGATTGGTGCGGAAGTGCCCGTGGCAAGCTCCTATATCAATGAGTTTGTTGGTGCCAAAAAGCGTGGGCGTTTCTTCCTACTGTACGAGGTGATTTTCCCTATCGGTATGATGTTTGCGGGAATTGCAGGGTATTTTCTGGTCCCTGTTTATGGCTGGAAAGCCATGTTCATCGTCGGCCTTATCCCGTCAATAATCACCGTTCCCCTGCGTTGGTTAATGCCTGAATCGCCACGTTGGTTAGCCTCGAAAGGCCGTCTGGCCGAAGCCGATAAAGTGGTGAGTAAGCTGGAGAATGAGGTGCTACGTCGCGGAGGAACGTTACCCGAACCGGTTATTCGCACTGTAGAGAAAAAAACCGTCGCCAGTGAAGGGTGGCGTGAGCTGTTTACCGGTATCTACCGCAAGCGCACTTTCACCATTTGGGCGCTGTGGGTGTGTGGCTATATGATCAACAATGGTCTGGTGACCTGGCTGCCTACGCTCTACAAAAGTGTATTCGGCTTACCGATTCAAACGGCACTGGCTTACGGTTGGACGACATCGGCGTTTGGGGTGTTAGCCTCGATCGTTTGTGCATTGTCGATTGATAAAGTTGGGCGCAAAGCCTGGTATGCCATTGCCTTTCTGCTGGCGATTGTGCCACTGGTTACCCTAACGGTACTGGGCGCAACCAATCCGTTGCAAATTGTGGTATGTGCCACGGCGGCTTACGCCATATTGCAAACAATTACCTTCTCGCTTTATCTCTATTCTTCAGAGCTTTACCCAACTCGGTTGCGTGCGATTGGTACCGGTTTGGGCAGCGCCTGGCTGCGCGCCGGTTCTGCCGTGGGGCCGATCCTGGTTGGGTTTATTGTCGGCAACTTTGGTATTCGCTATGTGTTTATTGCTTTCGCGCTGATTGCCCTGATAGGAGCAGTAGTAACAATGCGTTATGCCATTGAAACAAAAGGCCAAGTGTTGGAGGAATTGTCACCGTAG
- the slyD gene encoding peptidylprolyl isomerase has protein sequence MKVAKDLVVSLAYQVRTEDGVLVDESPVSAPLDYLHGQGSLISGLEKALEGREVGEKFDVAVGSNDAYGEYDENLVQRVPKDVFMGVDELQVGMRFLADTDQGQVPVELTEVEDDHVVVDGNHMLAGQNLKFNVEVVAIREATEEELAHGHVHGEHDHHHEHGDGCCGGHGHDHDHEHGKGGCGGHGGCGCH, from the coding sequence ATGAAAGTTGCAAAAGATCTGGTGGTCAGCCTGGCCTACCAGGTACGTACAGAAGATGGTGTATTGGTTGATGAGTCTCCGGTGAGCGCGCCGTTGGACTACCTGCACGGTCAAGGTTCCCTGATTTCTGGTCTGGAAAAAGCGCTTGAAGGCCGCGAAGTGGGTGAGAAGTTTGACGTTGCTGTTGGCTCTAACGACGCCTACGGCGAGTACGACGAAAACCTGGTGCAACGCGTGCCGAAAGACGTCTTTATGGGCGTTGATGAACTGCAAGTGGGCATGCGCTTCCTGGCTGACACCGATCAGGGTCAGGTGCCGGTTGAGCTCACCGAAGTGGAAGATGACCACGTAGTGGTTGACGGTAACCACATGCTGGCAGGCCAAAACCTGAAGTTCAACGTGGAAGTGGTTGCTATCCGTGAAGCAACGGAAGAAGAACTGGCTCACGGCCATGTTCACGGCGAGCACGATCATCACCATGAGCACGGTGACGGTTGCTGTGGCGGTCATGGTCACGACCACGATCACGAACACGGTAAAGGCGGCTGCGGCGGTCACGGCGGCTGCGGTTGCCATTGA
- a CDS encoding YheV family putative zinc ribbon protein, whose translation MQRKRFIAGAVCPQCQAQDTLAVGQEDQEDVVTCVKCGYRQRQSDPPPAAPERQDEHIIGIFHPD comes from the coding sequence ATGCAACGTAAACGGTTTATCGCGGGTGCTGTGTGTCCTCAGTGTCAGGCGCAGGATACGCTGGCCGTGGGGCAGGAAGATCAGGAAGATGTGGTCACCTGCGTCAAATGCGGCTATCGTCAGCGCCAGTCCGATCCACCGCCTGCTGCGCCAGAGCGGCAGGATGAGCATATCATCGGCATTTTTCATCCTGATTGA
- the kefB gene encoding glutathione-regulated potassium-efflux system protein KefB — protein sequence MESSPLLSAGILFLFVAVLMVPIASRLGIGAVLGYLIAGIAIGPWGLGFIRDVDAILHFSELGVVFLMFIIGLELNPQKLWTLRRSIFGIGAAQVGLSAAVLGGLLYLTGFSWQSALIGGVGLAMSSTAMALQLMREKGMNRSESGQLGFAVLLFQDLAVIPALALVPVLAGVQGEVTDWKDVAIKVAAFIGMLIGGRYLVRPLFRFIAASGVREVFTAAALLLVLGSAVFMDALGFSMALGTFIAGVLLAESEYRHELEISIEPFKGLLLGLFFISVGMALDLGVLFTHIDEVLLGVFLLVTVKGVVLYVLARVNRMRRSERLQFAGVLSQGGEFAFVLFSAAAAHKVLQGEQLPLLLVTVTLSMMTTPLLMQGIDRILAHRYNATEEHDEKPYVQDDEPQVIIVGFGRFGQVIGRLLMANKMRITVLERDISAVSLMRSYGYKVYYGDATELELLRAAGAEQARAIVVTCNDPEDTMAIVHLCQKHFPNLEILARARGRVEAHELLQSGVKHFARETFSSALELGRKKLTSVGMHPHQAYRAQQHFRRLDMRMLRELMPIRQGDADVAQVSRVKEARRELEDIFQREMQHERRRLDDWDEYE from the coding sequence ATGGAGAGTTCCCCCCTGTTGAGTGCGGGTATTCTATTTTTATTTGTCGCGGTGTTGATGGTGCCCATTGCCAGTCGGTTGGGTATTGGTGCGGTATTGGGGTATTTGATTGCGGGTATCGCCATTGGTCCTTGGGGACTGGGCTTTATCCGCGATGTTGACGCTATCCTGCATTTCTCCGAGCTTGGCGTGGTGTTCCTGATGTTTATCATCGGGCTGGAGCTGAATCCGCAAAAGTTATGGACACTGCGGCGCTCCATTTTCGGGATTGGTGCCGCGCAGGTTGGGCTGAGTGCGGCGGTACTTGGCGGCTTGCTCTACCTGACCGGCTTTTCCTGGCAGTCGGCGCTAATTGGTGGCGTTGGGTTGGCGATGTCTTCCACCGCGATGGCGCTGCAACTGATGCGCGAGAAGGGAATGAACCGCAGCGAATCCGGTCAGTTGGGTTTCGCGGTGCTGCTGTTTCAGGACTTGGCGGTTATCCCCGCTTTGGCGCTGGTGCCGGTGTTGGCCGGTGTGCAGGGCGAAGTGACTGACTGGAAAGATGTTGCCATCAAGGTCGCGGCCTTTATCGGTATGTTGATCGGTGGACGCTATCTGGTGCGTCCGCTGTTCCGCTTTATCGCCGCTTCCGGCGTACGTGAGGTATTTACCGCGGCGGCGCTGCTGTTGGTGCTTGGCTCTGCGGTTTTTATGGATGCGCTGGGTTTCTCCATGGCACTGGGCACCTTTATCGCAGGCGTGTTGCTGGCGGAGAGTGAGTATCGCCACGAACTGGAAATTTCCATCGAGCCTTTTAAAGGGCTGCTGCTCGGGCTGTTTTTTATCTCCGTCGGCATGGCGCTCGATCTGGGCGTGCTGTTTACACACATCGATGAAGTGTTGCTGGGGGTCTTCCTTCTGGTCACGGTGAAGGGGGTTGTGCTGTACGTATTGGCACGGGTGAACCGGATGCGGCGCTCTGAACGGCTTCAGTTTGCCGGAGTGCTCAGCCAGGGCGGGGAGTTTGCCTTTGTACTGTTTTCTGCGGCAGCGGCGCACAAGGTGCTACAGGGTGAACAGCTCCCGTTGCTACTGGTCACGGTAACCCTCTCTATGATGACCACACCGCTGCTGATGCAGGGGATAGATCGCATTCTGGCGCACCGTTATAACGCCACGGAAGAACATGACGAAAAGCCCTATGTGCAAGATGATGAGCCGCAGGTGATTATTGTCGGGTTTGGACGTTTTGGGCAGGTGATAGGGCGTTTGCTGATGGCAAACAAAATGCGCATCACGGTACTTGAACGTGATATCAGCGCCGTCAGTTTGATGCGCAGCTATGGTTACAAAGTATACTACGGTGATGCCACTGAACTGGAACTGCTGCGGGCGGCTGGTGCTGAACAGGCGCGCGCGATTGTGGTGACCTGCAATGACCCGGAAGACACCATGGCCATTGTGCACCTGTGCCAAAAGCATTTTCCCAATCTGGAAATTCTGGCGCGGGCCCGCGGACGCGTTGAAGCCCATGAATTATTGCAGTCTGGTGTCAAACATTTCGCGCGTGAAACCTTTTCGAGTGCACTGGAGTTGGGGCGTAAAAAGTTGACGTCGGTGGGGATGCACCCTCATCAGGCTTACCGGGCACAGCAACATTTTCGGCGTTTGGATATGCGTATGCTGCGTGAATTGATGCCGATACGTCAGGGCGATGCCGATGTGGCGCAGGTTTCGCGCGTCAAGGAGGCACGACGGGAGCTGGAAGACATTTTCCAACGCGAAATGCAGCATGAGCGCCGTCGTCTGGATGACTGGGATGAGTACGAATAG
- the kefG gene encoding glutathione-regulated potassium-efflux system ancillary protein KefG has protein sequence MSQPPKILLQPAHQLAHVTVHDLYAHYPDFFLDIHYEQQLLREHQVIVFQHPLYTYSCPALLKEWFDRVLSRGFANGIGGNALAGKYWRSVITTGEPEESYHLEGNNRYTMEDVLRPFEMTAAMCRMHWLPPLMVYWARRLPADVLASYAEAYSEWLASPLPKMEGE, from the coding sequence ATGTCGCAGCCACCGAAGATTTTGCTGCAACCGGCGCATCAGTTAGCCCATGTTACCGTACACGATCTGTACGCTCACTATCCGGACTTTTTTCTTGATATTCACTACGAGCAACAGTTGCTGCGCGAACATCAGGTGATTGTGTTTCAGCATCCACTCTATACCTACAGCTGTCCGGCGCTGCTAAAGGAGTGGTTTGATCGCGTGCTGTCACGCGGGTTTGCTAATGGCATTGGCGGTAATGCGCTGGCAGGTAAATATTGGCGTTCGGTGATCACCACGGGTGAGCCGGAAGAGAGCTATCACCTGGAGGGCAATAACCGCTACACCATGGAAGACGTGCTGCGTCCGTTTGAAATGACGGCGGCCATGTGTCGTATGCATTGGCTACCGCCGCTGATGGTCTATTGGGCGCGCAGACTGCCTGCCGATGTGCTGGCAAGCTATGCCGAAGCGTATAGCGAGTGGCTGGCGTCCCCGTTACCCAAAATGGAGGGTGAGTGA